In one Brevibacillus composti genomic region, the following are encoded:
- a CDS encoding DUF960 family protein — protein MKNSRLFSGDRYATRGIADRIEPAIQMALWRAIEVRKARGDELDYLQVFELSVEMVDGEPLQKVLNRQEQPEHRESFYVDGVQEPIGGVTIWVIDSGTYCTMLFPDEY, from the coding sequence ATGAAAAACAGCCGTTTGTTTTCGGGTGACAGATACGCCACCAGAGGGATCGCGGATCGGATCGAACCGGCCATACAGATGGCGCTCTGGCGGGCAATTGAGGTACGCAAGGCGAGAGGCGACGAGCTCGATTACCTGCAAGTGTTCGAGCTGTCGGTGGAGATGGTGGACGGGGAGCCGCTGCAGAAGGTGCTGAATCGGCAGGAGCAGCCGGAGCATCGGGAGTCGTTCTACGTGGATGGCGTCCAGGAGCCGATCGGCGGCGTGACGATTTGGGTGATCGATTCCGGGACGTACTGCACGATGCTTTTCCCAGATGAGTACTGA
- a CDS encoding helix-turn-helix domain-containing protein, producing MEANTKQLAKRLGERIRTLRMDKGLSQEQLGELSGLHTNYVGQIERGEKNLTIESLSKIARSLGIPLEQLFHSVDPLGPETELGRIVMLLSERPVADHSLVLALMKTVFSWEEEKRK from the coding sequence ATGGAAGCGAACACCAAACAACTGGCGAAGAGATTGGGCGAACGGATTCGCACTCTTCGTATGGACAAGGGCCTGAGCCAGGAACAGCTCGGCGAGCTTTCCGGCCTGCACACGAACTACGTCGGCCAGATCGAGCGGGGAGAGAAGAACCTGACGATTGAAAGTCTCTCCAAGATCGCCCGCAGTCTCGGCATTCCTTTAGAGCAGCTGTTCCACTCCGTCGATCCGCTCGGCCCTGAAACGGAGCTTGGTCGAATCGTCATGCTGCTGTCTGAACGTCCCGTTGCCGACCATTCGCTGGTGCTGGCACTCATGAAAACCGTCTTTAGCTGGGAAGAAGAAAAGCGGAAGTGA
- a CDS encoding tyrosine-type recombinase/integrase, with product MLLKDAIHKFLHYLTSLERSEQTTSGYEKDLKLFSRFLEKKYNCSPYLEEVSAADIEDYLLWLKEERNYAPASRARNLYTLRSFFAYAYKKELVARNVALSVENIKTQQKERVYLTEEEVQQLVGAIDHDLIRLVVQVLYLTGLRISECLDLTLDTVDLERKVIRVVAGKGNKDRNIPISDKLLPLLRHYVEHDRPYTDSDLFFCTKKTGKLSPVYVNRVLADAVEKLGWKKKVTAHILRHSFASQLVKKEVNLVQIQKLLGHSSLKVTSIYTHSNLEQLSEAVNVL from the coding sequence ATGTTGCTGAAAGACGCCATCCATAAGTTTCTACACTACCTGACTTCGCTGGAGCGGAGCGAGCAGACGACCTCCGGGTACGAAAAAGACTTGAAATTGTTCTCCCGCTTCCTGGAGAAGAAGTACAACTGCTCACCCTACCTGGAAGAGGTCTCGGCTGCAGACATCGAAGACTACTTGCTGTGGCTGAAGGAGGAACGCAACTACGCGCCAGCCAGCCGGGCACGAAACCTCTACACGCTGCGCTCCTTCTTCGCCTACGCGTACAAGAAGGAGCTGGTGGCAAGAAACGTGGCCTTGTCGGTGGAGAACATCAAGACGCAGCAAAAAGAGCGGGTCTACCTGACCGAGGAGGAGGTTCAGCAGCTGGTAGGAGCCATCGACCATGATCTCATTCGGCTGGTGGTTCAGGTGCTCTACCTGACAGGCCTGCGGATCTCGGAGTGCCTTGACCTCACCCTGGACACGGTCGATTTGGAGCGGAAAGTGATCCGTGTCGTCGCCGGAAAGGGGAACAAAGACCGGAACATCCCCATCTCGGACAAGCTCCTGCCGCTTCTTCGACACTACGTGGAGCATGACCGACCCTACACGGATTCCGACCTGTTTTTCTGTACGAAGAAGACAGGGAAGCTGTCTCCCGTGTACGTGAACCGGGTACTGGCCGATGCGGTGGAAAAGCTGGGGTGGAAGAAGAAAGTGACCGCCCACATCCTGCGCCACAGCTTTGCCAGCCAGTTGGTGAAGAAAGAGGTCAACCTAGTGCAAATCCAAAAGCTGCTCGGGCACTCTTCACTCAAAGTGACCAGCATCTACACCCATAGCAACCTGGAGCAGCTCAGTGAAGCGGTGAACGTGCTGTAG
- a CDS encoding type II toxin-antitoxin system MqsA family antitoxin produces the protein MKHCFMCEGDLEQKLVTVERDWMGKKIIIEDVPTEVCDQCGERYFDAETTLRMERIKKASMYPQEQAITIPAFVRKFDLLPNVQEG, from the coding sequence TTGAAACATTGCTTCATGTGCGAAGGAGATCTGGAACAAAAGCTTGTCACGGTCGAACGTGATTGGATGGGCAAAAAAATCATCATCGAGGACGTACCCACCGAGGTGTGCGATCAATGCGGGGAACGATATTTCGACGCGGAGACGACGCTTCGGATGGAGAGAATCAAGAAGGCGTCCATGTACCCGCAAGAGCAAGCGATCACGATCCCGGCGTTTGTCCGAAAGTTTGACCTCCTGCCGAATGTGCAGGAGGGCTAA
- a CDS encoding tyrosine-type recombinase/integrase, translating into MNVIQQFEEYLVENGIAPKTIESYVGDVRAFCAFLREMGVDQPTDLKRFYVSSYKSRLADSKYAVATINKKINSLQAFNLFLIERKLATEQVVSLRKDRIKVAAGSEGEVEVFSEQEVNQLLFFVQDRTKVTLRNHLIVWLLLYTGVRVSELCGIRLGDIDYLTNTLRVTGKGGKYREIPLRPDLVDLIKEYVRTERQQSKHRESPFLLVSQRAEKMHKDAVNTMLEGLEKRLGFRMYPHKFRHTFCTRLLQKNVPLTTVSKLAGHAHIQTTAHFYINTSKEEKERAVNLL; encoded by the coding sequence ATGAACGTGATCCAGCAGTTCGAAGAGTACCTTGTGGAGAACGGGATCGCGCCTAAAACCATCGAATCCTACGTGGGCGACGTCAGGGCGTTTTGTGCGTTCCTGAGAGAAATGGGAGTGGATCAGCCGACCGATCTCAAGCGCTTCTACGTCTCCAGCTACAAGAGCAGGCTCGCCGACAGCAAGTACGCGGTGGCAACCATCAACAAGAAGATCAACTCCTTGCAGGCGTTCAACCTCTTCCTGATCGAGCGCAAGCTGGCGACGGAGCAGGTCGTCTCGCTGCGCAAAGACAGGATCAAGGTGGCAGCCGGAAGCGAGGGAGAGGTGGAGGTGTTTTCGGAGCAGGAGGTCAACCAGCTTCTGTTTTTCGTTCAGGACAGGACGAAGGTCACCTTGCGGAACCATCTCATCGTTTGGCTGCTTTTGTACACGGGCGTTCGGGTGAGCGAACTGTGCGGCATCCGTCTCGGTGACATCGACTACCTAACCAACACGCTGAGAGTGACGGGCAAAGGAGGGAAGTACCGAGAAATTCCGCTTCGCCCCGATCTGGTGGATCTCATCAAGGAGTACGTCAGGACGGAACGGCAGCAGAGCAAGCATCGGGAGAGCCCGTTTCTTCTCGTAAGCCAGCGAGCGGAGAAAATGCACAAAGACGCGGTGAACACCATGCTGGAGGGCTTGGAGAAGCGTCTCGGCTTCCGCATGTACCCGCACAAGTTCAGGCACACCTTCTGCACGAGGCTGCTTCAGAAAAACGTGCCGCTGACGACTGTGAGCAAACTGGCCGGACACGCCCACATTCAGACAACAGCTCATTTCTACATCAACACGAGCAAAGAAGAAAAGGAGCGTGCGGTGAATCTGTTGTAG
- a CDS encoding Ig-like domain-containing protein, giving the protein MKRIRTHFLGKVYSLILAGCVAVSTALVAVPATVQAEKAVYVQASQEYTNLSTKTTWQVTFDKDLDKSTVTTNNITITDKDGNAQSITVTYSTKKYITVKPKKPLAKKAEFTLKVDQIKDKNGNFLGKMEIKFTTGTSTSSKTVKVKFASEETGGGDQTEIDRLRKENEQLKSQIRSLEAEIERLRERIRELENGGGSGDQDNTPLTHEYFTVTYPKGYKDEANNMYKYMEESVKAAKEEFGNLVDVERWLKQPKPVTIVIHDKPDDKADVGLWSLYGLNDGSFEIHLLGKKAHYVRCCTNVGKEYDDLYFKVTTIHEYLSIPLRKAVGEKKKGWSNLYSAPEWFVQGMEEYYGYHYGNDPETIRILTQRVKDDRNRIKFSSSGITVQGTYEDGAVLAFFLYETYGKTKVQNVLMSKEPKWEKAFLKEFGSYSDMEKAFNNWLSKK; this is encoded by the coding sequence ATGAAAAGAATTCGTACTCATTTTCTAGGCAAGGTTTACTCCCTAATTCTCGCGGGTTGTGTGGCGGTCAGTACCGCTCTGGTTGCTGTACCTGCTACCGTACAGGCTGAAAAGGCGGTCTACGTACAGGCCAGCCAGGAGTACACGAACCTTTCCACCAAAACCACTTGGCAGGTGACCTTTGATAAGGATCTGGACAAATCCACCGTCACGACCAACAACATCACCATCACTGACAAGGATGGGAATGCCCAAAGCATTACGGTGACCTACTCAACCAAAAAGTACATTACGGTTAAGCCGAAAAAGCCTCTGGCAAAGAAAGCGGAGTTCACCTTGAAAGTTGATCAAATCAAGGACAAGAACGGAAACTTTCTCGGTAAGATGGAAATCAAGTTCACGACAGGCACGTCCACATCCAGCAAGACCGTAAAGGTGAAGTTTGCTTCTGAGGAAACGGGAGGTGGCGATCAAACGGAGATCGACAGGTTGAGAAAGGAAAACGAACAATTAAAGAGCCAAATTCGTTCCCTGGAAGCGGAAATTGAGAGGCTCCGCGAACGAATCCGTGAGCTTGAAAACGGCGGTGGTAGCGGGGATCAGGATAACACCCCACTAACGCATGAATACTTCACTGTAACGTACCCCAAAGGGTACAAAGACGAAGCGAATAACATGTACAAGTACATGGAGGAGAGCGTTAAAGCGGCGAAAGAGGAATTCGGTAACCTCGTAGACGTTGAAAGATGGCTGAAGCAGCCTAAGCCAGTGACCATCGTCATTCATGACAAGCCTGATGACAAGGCCGATGTGGGTTTGTGGTCGCTTTATGGCCTGAACGACGGCTCCTTCGAGATTCACCTCTTGGGCAAAAAGGCACATTATGTGCGTTGCTGCACCAATGTCGGAAAAGAATACGACGACCTATACTTTAAGGTTACGACGATCCACGAGTACCTTTCCATCCCGCTGAGGAAAGCAGTCGGAGAGAAGAAAAAAGGGTGGTCTAACCTATATTCCGCTCCCGAGTGGTTCGTGCAGGGAATGGAAGAATACTATGGGTATCATTATGGAAACGATCCTGAAACGATCAGAATTTTGACTCAGCGCGTAAAGGACGACCGAAATCGTATCAAATTCTCGTCCAGTGGGATAACCGTACAAGGCACCTACGAAGATGGAGCGGTGCTGGCGTTTTTCCTTTACGAAACGTACGGGAAAACAAAAGTGCAGAACGTCCTGATGAGCAAAGAACCAAAGTGGGAAAAAGCATTCTTGAAAGAGTTTGGCAGCTACTCCGACATGGAAAAGGCCTTCAACAACTGGTTGTCTAAAAAATAG
- a CDS encoding ribbon-helix-helix domain-containing protein: protein MFPRRKRNWDLSGVKERFRQEQSTHGINWGTDQRRVEHNSVECSDGWELETGWEEAEEANFEPADENVRQHSTISQSKLAFSERQNAKIADLCQHDHPYPSLERRPDFYEQHKKLTIYVEKDLLKTIERLKKGRYIPSYSWLVSEAIRFYLQDTSPR from the coding sequence ATGTTTCCGCGACGCAAACGCAATTGGGATCTGTCAGGGGTAAAAGAGCGATTCAGGCAAGAACAGTCCACACACGGGATCAACTGGGGTACCGATCAAAGGCGAGTGGAACACAACTCTGTCGAGTGCTCCGACGGCTGGGAGCTGGAGACCGGGTGGGAAGAAGCGGAGGAGGCAAACTTTGAACCAGCGGACGAAAATGTTAGACAGCACTCGACAATAAGCCAGTCTAAACTGGCCTTTTCGGAACGGCAAAACGCTAAAATCGCCGATCTCTGCCAGCACGACCATCCATATCCCAGCCTAGAGAGGCGGCCGGATTTCTATGAGCAGCACAAGAAGTTGACCATCTACGTGGAGAAGGATTTGTTGAAGACCATTGAGAGGCTGAAAAAGGGACGATACATCCCGAGCTACAGCTGGCTGGTGTCTGAAGCGATTCGCTTCTATCTTCAGGATACGAGTCCGCGATGA
- a CDS encoding Ig-like domain-containing protein, protein MQADGVTVRLTLNSATALTKLATNYTVHVHDVLNTDGDEIEEFSQVISLSDSVRPEVKATSFVDTNTFKVEFTEPVDLSNLNTAVTVYDGLTPVTVTKTANNTTKTSFTVDVSGLDSKKEYKLVVNSQIVDFAGNAISPNPYETIIKPVADTVDPLVDSITAVNRTFFKVKFNEKIKDQGAGVYFNVAIDDTNVTPTSVTPVADSNDTEFVVELGSAQSKGLHKVTVKNFQDVAGNPNPKTDSSFTKYVDFQDAAPTFTTTTGVVKNIAGTNYIVFKFANPIASKSISSAVAAKRVADGITFDTTIAASAFKIQAGVGGVSGLANDELAIDTTGLSAGSYSVTLPAGAVTDAYADSNVATALDFAVGTASAQTQVLAATEPSGSNPINGDTSGETVDQVIVKFSAEVGDSAKDVTNYSVEGQRVFKSAEFYGDKQTVRLTLNDDAIKYDGSYVLAINNIKDKNGKDVKAYSKLIKFAENVKPYIAKAEVTGLEAVKVTFSEAVSATSPAVLDKNDLNVYVNGTKVALDSATFSGNTAVIDLTNALTSTTATVDVETAAGFDGHDANGNFGKTLQKVTAAWKIADGSGTGVAGTATQVTAGVAPTPGTAEVNKLAVSAGASSTGDIALAFGDGTISETATVTLAGTETAAQVATAIANAFNALNSGAGVAGYTIAASGADVTFTADAAAADKTVTITLN, encoded by the coding sequence TTGCAAGCAGATGGAGTGACTGTACGTCTTACTTTGAACTCTGCTACAGCGCTCACTAAATTGGCAACAAATTACACTGTACATGTGCACGATGTACTGAATACTGACGGAGATGAAATCGAAGAATTCTCTCAAGTAATCTCCTTGTCTGACTCCGTACGTCCAGAAGTAAAAGCTACTAGCTTTGTAGACACTAATACTTTCAAAGTGGAATTCACTGAGCCAGTAGATCTTTCTAACCTGAATACCGCAGTTACGGTTTACGATGGACTTACACCAGTTACCGTTACTAAGACTGCAAACAACACTACTAAAACTTCTTTCACAGTAGATGTATCTGGTTTGGACAGCAAAAAAGAATACAAATTGGTTGTTAACAGCCAAATCGTAGACTTCGCTGGAAATGCAATTTCTCCAAACCCATATGAAACAATCATCAAGCCTGTAGCTGATACTGTTGATCCACTCGTTGATAGCATTACTGCAGTAAACCGTACCTTCTTCAAAGTTAAATTTAACGAGAAGATTAAGGATCAAGGTGCAGGTGTATACTTCAACGTTGCAATTGACGACACGAACGTAACTCCTACATCTGTTACTCCTGTAGCTGATTCCAACGACACTGAGTTTGTCGTTGAGCTTGGTAGCGCTCAGTCTAAAGGACTGCACAAAGTAACGGTTAAGAACTTCCAAGACGTTGCTGGAAATCCTAATCCAAAAACAGATTCCAGCTTCACCAAATATGTTGATTTCCAAGATGCAGCTCCTACATTTACAACTACAACCGGAGTTGTGAAAAATATCGCGGGTACCAACTACATTGTGTTCAAGTTTGCTAACCCGATTGCATCTAAATCTATCTCCTCTGCTGTAGCGGCTAAGCGTGTAGCTGATGGTATTACTTTCGATACTACGATTGCTGCTTCTGCATTCAAAATTCAAGCAGGTGTTGGCGGTGTAAGCGGACTTGCTAATGATGAACTTGCTATCGATACAACAGGCTTGAGTGCTGGTTCTTACTCCGTAACTCTTCCAGCAGGGGCAGTAACCGATGCATACGCAGATAGCAACGTTGCTACTGCTCTTGACTTTGCTGTAGGTACAGCAAGCGCACAAACTCAAGTTCTGGCTGCTACTGAACCATCTGGTTCTAACCCAATCAACGGTGACACTTCTGGTGAAACTGTTGATCAAGTAATCGTGAAGTTCTCTGCGGAAGTTGGCGATAGCGCTAAAGACGTTACCAACTACTCTGTTGAAGGACAACGCGTCTTCAAATCTGCTGAATTCTACGGCGACAAACAAACTGTTCGTTTGACTCTGAACGATGATGCTATTAAGTACGATGGCAGCTACGTTCTCGCAATTAACAACATTAAAGACAAAAACGGTAAAGACGTTAAAGCGTACAGCAAGCTGATCAAGTTCGCTGAGAACGTGAAACCTTACATCGCTAAGGCTGAAGTAACTGGTCTTGAAGCTGTTAAGGTAACATTCTCTGAAGCAGTTTCCGCAACTTCCCCAGCTGTTCTGGATAAGAATGACCTGAACGTATATGTGAACGGAACTAAAGTTGCTCTTGATTCCGCTACGTTCTCCGGAAACACTGCTGTAATCGATTTGACTAATGCACTGACCAGCACAACTGCTACCGTTGACGTTGAAACAGCTGCAGGCTTCGATGGCCACGATGCAAACGGCAACTTCGGTAAGACTCTGCAAAAAGTAACTGCTGCTTGGAAGATCGCTGATGGATCCGGTACTGGTGTTGCAGGGACAGCTACCCAAGTAACTGCAGGTGTAGCTCCTACACCAGGTACAGCGGAAGTTAATAAGTTGGCTGTAAGTGCCGGAGCATCTAGTACAGGTGACATTGCCCTTGCCTTTGGTGATGGTACAATATCTGAAACTGCAACTGTAACCCTTGCAGGTACAGAGACTGCAGCTCAAGTAGCAACAGCAATTGCAAATGCATTCAATGCTCTGAATAGCGGTGCAGGTGTAGCTGGCTACACAATCGCAGCATCTGGTGCTGATGTAACATTTACCGCTGACGCAGCTGCAGCTGATAAAACAGTTACAATCACTTTGAACTAA
- a CDS encoding HEPN domain-containing protein has product MNNNEKYEYWEDIAEYDLATARAMLQSGRYLYVVFMCQQAIEKLVKGLYVLYTGEEPPRTHNIWLVLSALAEYESFQQKANDATFVEKKATYKPFFAELVAYYISERYPSYREKLSMSVKEEKARQVMGKTEEVFRWLQSLRK; this is encoded by the coding sequence GTGAATAACAATGAAAAATATGAATACTGGGAAGATATAGCGGAGTATGACTTAGCAACGGCTCGGGCCATGCTCCAATCAGGTCGATACCTGTACGTCGTGTTTATGTGCCAGCAGGCCATCGAGAAGTTAGTCAAGGGTTTGTATGTCCTTTATACAGGGGAGGAACCGCCACGTACCCACAACATATGGCTTGTTCTGAGTGCCTTGGCCGAGTATGAATCTTTTCAACAAAAAGCGAACGATGCCACGTTTGTGGAGAAAAAAGCGACATACAAACCGTTTTTTGCCGAGTTGGTGGCGTACTATATATCGGAGCGGTATCCATCGTATCGTGAAAAGTTGTCCATGTCCGTGAAGGAAGAAAAAGCACGTCAAGTCATGGGAAAGACGGAGGAGGTATTTCGATGGCTGCAATCCCTGCGGAAGTGA
- the ltrA gene encoding group II intron reverse transcriptase/maturase, whose translation MNASKLANYTDAKARQLWTTLYLCAKENPKRRFHALYDKVYRPDILAEAWRRVRANKGSGGVDGQTIERIVHEYGESKFLNEIYLDLKRKRYHPAPVRRTYIPKADGKQRPLGIPTIRDRVVQMATKMVIEPIFEADFKDCSYGFRPKRNAHQAIAQIRKASKQAYWVVDVDIKGYFDNINQEKLMKLVEQRISDRRVLKLIRKWLQAGVMEGVQFHETDWGTPQGGVISPLLANIYLNYMDTIWEKQFSHLGKLVRYADDFVVMCKTKKDALESIQVIKAIMSKLDLTLSKEKSRLINIWDNTAGFDFLGFHHRKFPVLIKGGKRIYVMSHIPSKKAMKEMRRKIKMYTEPRSKLYWPLHEVVQGLNRKLKGFKNYYSISTIAARWLNRIDWYVIERLTLFVNKKRNVRNKHSRVGEVMKATRGSLVKLAGEDYRMPKKEEHRKAV comes from the coding sequence GTGAATGCAAGTAAACTTGCTAACTACACCGATGCAAAAGCTCGACAACTTTGGACAACCCTATATCTTTGTGCCAAGGAAAATCCAAAACGGCGATTTCATGCTCTGTATGACAAGGTGTATCGTCCTGACATCCTCGCCGAAGCATGGCGCAGAGTGCGTGCCAACAAAGGAAGCGGCGGAGTGGACGGACAGACAATCGAAAGAATTGTACATGAATACGGAGAGAGTAAATTCCTCAATGAAATCTACCTCGACCTAAAGAGAAAACGGTACCATCCGGCACCAGTTCGACGCACGTACATTCCAAAAGCGGATGGGAAGCAAAGACCGCTTGGCATCCCGACGATACGAGATCGAGTTGTCCAAATGGCAACCAAAATGGTCATTGAGCCAATTTTCGAGGCGGACTTTAAAGATTGCTCATATGGATTCCGACCGAAACGAAATGCCCACCAGGCGATTGCACAAATCAGAAAAGCGAGCAAACAGGCATATTGGGTAGTTGATGTAGACATCAAGGGGTACTTTGACAACATCAATCAGGAGAAGCTGATGAAACTGGTTGAGCAAAGGATTTCGGACCGCAGAGTACTAAAACTGATTCGAAAATGGCTGCAAGCAGGTGTCATGGAAGGTGTACAGTTCCATGAAACGGATTGGGGAACTCCGCAAGGAGGAGTAATTTCGCCGCTGCTTGCGAACATTTACCTCAACTACATGGATACAATCTGGGAGAAACAATTTTCTCATCTTGGCAAATTAGTTCGATACGCCGATGATTTCGTGGTCATGTGCAAGACGAAAAAGGATGCCTTGGAAAGCATTCAGGTTATAAAGGCCATTATGAGCAAACTTGACCTGACTCTTAGCAAGGAAAAGTCTCGATTGATCAATATCTGGGACAACACCGCAGGCTTTGACTTCCTCGGTTTTCATCATCGAAAATTTCCCGTTCTCATTAAAGGTGGAAAAAGGATATATGTCATGTCACATATTCCAAGCAAGAAAGCAATGAAAGAAATGAGACGGAAAATTAAGATGTACACCGAACCGCGCAGCAAGTTGTACTGGCCGCTGCATGAGGTGGTACAAGGGCTTAATCGAAAGCTTAAGGGATTCAAGAACTACTATTCAATTTCAACTATAGCAGCAAGATGGTTAAACAGAATTGATTGGTATGTAATAGAAAGGCTGACGCTATTCGTTAACAAGAAAAGGAATGTGCGAAACAAGCATTCCAGGGTCGGGGAGGTAATGAAAGCCACACGGGGATCATTGGTGAAACTTGCCGGAGAGGACTACCGAATGCCAAAGAAAGAAGAGCATCGGAAAGCCGTATGA
- a CDS encoding JAB domain-containing protein, with the protein MNDKTATKAGHQPAKRVNIVSVKMVRESSLLYPQRRIRMAKDAVGLFQKFLEETDREQFFLLCLSTKNEPVAIHTVSVGSLDASIVHPREVFKAAVLANAASVIVAHNHPSGDPTPSREDIEVTRRLQEAGELLGIPVLDHIVVGMEGSFCSLKEKGYMER; encoded by the coding sequence ATGAACGATAAAACCGCAACAAAAGCAGGGCATCAACCTGCCAAACGTGTCAACATCGTCTCGGTAAAGATGGTGCGGGAGTCAAGCCTGCTGTACCCGCAGAGAAGAATTCGCATGGCGAAAGATGCCGTTGGGCTCTTCCAGAAGTTTTTGGAGGAAACGGATCGGGAACAGTTTTTCCTGCTGTGCCTGTCGACCAAAAACGAGCCGGTTGCCATTCACACGGTTTCGGTGGGCTCCCTGGACGCGAGCATCGTACATCCCAGAGAGGTCTTCAAGGCCGCTGTTTTGGCGAACGCCGCTTCCGTCATCGTGGCGCACAACCATCCTTCCGGCGACCCTACGCCAAGCAGGGAAGACATTGAAGTGACACGGAGGCTTCAAGAGGCGGGCGAGCTGCTGGGCATTCCCGTCCTGGATCACATCGTTGTAGGAATGGAAGGCTCATTTTGCAGCCTGAAAGAAAAGGGGTACATGGAAAGATGA
- a CDS encoding nucleotidyltransferase family protein, with translation MAAIPAEVKRVVEEYVRNISQLIPVKKAVLFGSYAKGTFDEGSDVDLAIFSDYFEQMDRVEGIKFLLMHAMDYHVDLEPIAFTEKEYAMKEGIVGEILKTGVEIAV, from the coding sequence ATGGCTGCAATCCCTGCGGAAGTGAAACGGGTAGTGGAGGAGTATGTTCGCAACATTAGTCAGTTGATTCCCGTAAAAAAGGCTGTCCTGTTTGGTTCGTATGCCAAAGGTACGTTCGACGAGGGAAGTGACGTTGATCTGGCCATCTTCTCCGATTATTTCGAGCAGATGGATCGGGTCGAGGGCATCAAATTCTTGTTGATGCACGCGATGGACTACCACGTTGATTTGGAACCGATTGCTTTTACCGAGAAAGAATATGCCATGAAGGAAGGGATTGTCGGCGAAATCCTCAAGACAGGCGTTGAAATCGCTGTTTGA